From one Eucalyptus grandis isolate ANBG69807.140 chromosome 9, ASM1654582v1, whole genome shotgun sequence genomic stretch:
- the LOC120288289 gene encoding phosphoserine aminotransferase 1, chloroplastic, giving the protein MATAASPHSLMLKTPSTAAAAGARTAFPVTTRLPATAPKPISIKCAAATTKVQDPRPPAPAAAQERIFNFAAGPAVLPEKVLLKAQSELYVWRESGMSVMEMSHRGKDFTSIIQKAESDLRALLEIPPEYAVLFLQGGATTQFAAVPLNLCHPDDSVDYIVTGSWGDKAFKEAQKYCKAKVVWSGKAEKYTKIPSFEDVQQDPDAKFLHICANETIHGVEFKDYPVPKNKGGILVADMSSNFCSKPVDVSKFGVIYAGAQKNVGPSGVTIVIIRKDLIGNAQGITPVMLDYKIQAENASLYNTPPCYGIYMCGLVFEDLLEQGGLKEVEKKNKKKAELLYRAFDESKGFYRCPVEPSVRSLMNVPFTLEKSELEAEFIKEAAKEKMVQLKGHRSVGGMRASIYNAMPLAGVEKLVAFMRDFQARHA; this is encoded by the coding sequence atggccaccgccgcctcccctCATTCGCTCATGCTCAAGACcccctccaccgccgccgcggCCGGCGCCAGGACCGCTTTCCCCGTCACCACCCGCCTACCCGCCACCGCCCCCAAGCCCATCTCGATCAAAtgcgccgccgccaccaccaaaGTCCAAGATCCGCGGCCGCCGGCCCCCGCCGCGGCCCAGGAGCGGATCTTCAACTTCGCCGCCGGCCCCGCGGTCCTGCCGGAGAAGGTCCTCCTGAAGGCCCAGTCGGAGCTCTACGTCTGGCGCGAATCCGGCATGAGCGTCATGGAGATGAGCCACCGCGGCAAGGACTTCACCTCCATCATCCAGAAGGCCGAGTCGGATCTCCGGGCCCTCCTCGAGATCCCCCCCGAGTACGCCGTCCTCTTCCTCCAGGGCGGCGCCACCACCCAGTTCGCCGCCGTCCCCCTCAACCTCTGCCACCCCGACGATTCCGTCGACTACATCGTCACCGGCTCTTGGGGCGACAAGGCCTTCAAGGAGGCCCAGAAGTACTGCAAGGCCAAGGTGGTCTGGTCGGGAAAGGCCGAGAAGTACACCAAGATCCCATCTTTCGAGGATGTCCAGCAGGACCCAGATGCCAAATTCTTGCACATCTGCGCCAACGAGACGATCCACGGCGTCGAATTCAAGGACTACCCCGTTCCGAAGAACAAAGGCGGGATCTTGGTGGCTGATATGTCCTCGAATTTCTGCTCCAAGCCCGTGGACGTGTCCAAGTTCGGGGTGATCTACGCCGGGGCGCAGAAGAATGTCGGCCCTTCCGGGGTCACCATCGTGATCATCAGGAAGGATCTGATCGGGAACGCGCAGGGGATCACCCCGGTGATGCTCGACTACAAGATCCAAGCCGAGAACGCCTCGCTGTACAACACGCCGCCCTGCTACGGGATCTACATGTGCGGGCTCGTGTTCGAGGACCTGTTGGAGCAGGGCGGGCTGAAGGAGgtggagaagaagaacaagaagaaggcCGAATTGCTGTATCGGGCCTTCGACGAGAGCAAAGGGTTCTACAGGTGCCCGGTCGAGCCGTCGGTGAGGTCGCTGATGAACGTGCCCTTCACGTTGGAGAAGTCGGAGCTGGAGGCCGAGTTCATCAAGGAGGCTGCGAAGGAGAAGATGGTTCAGCTCAAGGGGCACAGGTCGGTGGGAGGCATGAGGGCTTCAATCTACAATGCCATGCCTTTGGCTGGTGTTGAGAAGCTGGTTGCTTTCATGAGAGACTTCCAGGCAAGGCATGCCTAG